A region of Spiroplasma endosymbiont of Crioceris asparagi DNA encodes the following proteins:
- the prfA gene encoding peptide chain release factor 1, producing the protein MDKKTIEVLEAILKKVELIDNNLADPNVTKNMENFKKLNKEKSAIVDVAEKYKEYKAAEKNYEEAKTILKTEKDKDLKELAALEIEESEEKMNKLNEEIHLMLLPKDPNNDKNIIMEIRGAAGGDEANIFAGDLFRMYSKYAEKNNWKINILDRSDSPAGGFAQISLMIKGKDVYSKLKFESGSHRVQRVPKTESKGRVQTSTATVAVLPEMNDVEIEIKPSDLRIDTYRSSGAGGQHVNTTDSAVRITHIPTGIVAASQDGRSQHDNKATAMMMIRSKVYEAEQAKQQSEADSLRKNAVGTGDRSEKIRTYNYGQNRVTDHRINMTLQKLDQFMEGNIDEIIEGLIKDEQKQLIEKNNI; encoded by the coding sequence ATGGATAAAAAAACAATTGAAGTTTTAGAAGCAATCTTAAAAAAAGTTGAATTGATAGATAATAATTTAGCTGATCCTAATGTTACAAAAAACATGGAAAACTTTAAAAAATTAAATAAAGAAAAGTCAGCTATTGTCGATGTTGCTGAAAAGTATAAAGAATATAAAGCTGCCGAAAAAAATTATGAGGAAGCTAAAACTATATTAAAAACTGAAAAAGATAAAGATTTAAAAGAATTAGCAGCTTTAGAAATTGAAGAATCAGAAGAAAAAATGAATAAACTAAATGAAGAAATTCACTTAATGCTTTTACCTAAGGATCCAAATAATGATAAAAATATTATTATGGAAATTAGGGGTGCAGCTGGTGGTGATGAAGCAAATATTTTTGCTGGAGATCTTTTTAGAATGTATTCTAAATATGCTGAAAAAAATAATTGAAAGATTAATATTTTGGACAGATCAGATTCACCTGCTGGTGGGTTTGCACAAATATCTTTAATGATAAAAGGTAAAGATGTTTATTCTAAACTTAAATTTGAATCAGGGTCTCATAGAGTACAAAGGGTTCCCAAAACTGAATCAAAAGGAAGAGTTCAAACATCAACTGCTACAGTTGCTGTTTTACCAGAAATGAATGATGTTGAAATTGAAATTAAACCATCAGATTTAAGAATTGATACATATAGATCATCAGGTGCTGGTGGTCAACATGTTAACACAACAGATTCAGCAGTTAGAATAACACACATACCAACTGGAATAGTGGCCGCTTCTCAGGATGGAAGAAGTCAACATGATAATAAAGCAACTGCAATGATGATGATTAGATCAAAAGTGTATGAAGCAGAACAAGCAAAACAACAATCAGAAGCAGACTCATTGAGAAAAAATGCTGTTGGTACTGGAGATCGTAGTGAAAAAATAAGAACTTATAATTATGGTCAAAATAGAGTAACTGATCACAGAATAAATATGACTCTTCAAAAATTAGATCAATTTATGGAAGGAAATATTGATGAAATAATTGAGGGATTAATTAAAGACGAACA
- a CDS encoding thymidine kinase: MPILNYKTGWIELIVGCMFAGKTEEFIRRLLRYKYGKKNIVVFKPEIDKRYSVTKVQTHHGVSIDAVPVKDTEELLKALNEIEKTKKVDVIGIDELQFFDTKIVDVVSQLADNGYIIVANGLDKDFMSNPFKNVYELLPQAEYVEKLSAICFVCGGLANKTQRIDIKKGEEASPDSPIILISGANEYQARCRHCYVKPK; this comes from the coding sequence ATGCCAATTTTAAATTATAAAACAGGTTGAATAGAATTAATTGTTGGGTGTATGTTTGCTGGTAAAACAGAAGAATTTATTAGAAGACTCCTAAGATATAAATATGGTAAAAAAAACATTGTTGTATTTAAACCAGAAATTGATAAAAGATATTCAGTTACAAAAGTTCAAACACATCACGGTGTTAGCATTGATGCTGTACCTGTTAAAGACACTGAAGAATTATTAAAGGCTTTAAATGAAATTGAAAAAACAAAAAAAGTTGATGTTATTGGCATTGATGAGTTACAATTTTTTGATACAAAAATTGTAGATGTTGTTTCTCAATTAGCAGATAATGGATATATAATAGTTGCTAATGGACTAGATAAAGATTTCATGTCTAATCCTTTTAAAAATGTCTATGAATTATTGCCACAAGCTGAATATGTGGAAAAATTATCAGCCATTTGTTTTGTTTGCGGTGGATTAGCAAACAAAACACAAAGAATTGATATTAAAAAAGGAGAAGAAGCATCACCTGATTCTCCAATTATATTAATTTCAGGGGCAAATGAATATCAAGCAAGATGTCGACATTGTTATGTAAAACCCAAATAA
- a CDS encoding bifunctional oligoribonuclease/PAP phosphatase NrnA, producing the protein MAKNKIYKDISNVIKKYKNIIIAKHVMPDWDAQGSAVGLAEIIKENYKDKNVFIVGDNLNKNETFDDKKLNENLIKESLLITVDVANFERIDFKFWNQANKIIKIDHHKKTDSDFGDYKLIDEHIPACTQVIFEWALAMKYKINKLAAENLFKGLVTDTGRFLYNEVNENTMIMGSKLFSLGINHVDIYSSLYSIPLNLQIWKNKMFSKIVWNKEKKYAYLIIKKEDYENIVSLENVKMCLSLMSGLKEIDLWFLGYEKNDTEIKLSLRSKYLDVDNIAKKFNGGGHKYAAGCSLNNFNDIKKVIEEIENSGGQ; encoded by the coding sequence ATGGCTAAAAATAAAATTTACAAAGACATTTCAAATGTTATAAAAAAATATAAAAATATTATAATTGCCAAACATGTCATGCCCGATTGAGATGCACAAGGGAGCGCAGTTGGTTTAGCAGAAATTATTAAAGAAAATTATAAAGATAAAAATGTTTTTATAGTTGGGGATAACTTAAATAAAAATGAAACATTTGATGATAAAAAATTAAATGAAAATTTAATTAAGGAATCACTTTTAATAACAGTTGACGTTGCAAATTTTGAAAGAATTGATTTTAAATTTTGAAATCAAGCTAATAAAATAATTAAGATTGATCACCACAAAAAAACTGATTCTGATTTTGGTGACTATAAATTAATTGATGAACACATTCCTGCTTGTACTCAAGTTATATTTGAATGAGCATTAGCAATGAAATATAAAATAAATAAATTAGCAGCAGAAAATTTATTTAAAGGTTTAGTAACAGATACAGGGCGCTTTTTGTATAATGAAGTTAACGAAAATACAATGATTATGGGTTCAAAATTGTTTTCATTAGGAATTAACCATGTTGATATTTATTCATCCTTGTATTCAATACCGCTTAATTTGCAAATATGAAAAAACAAAATGTTTTCTAAAATAGTTTGAAATAAAGAAAAAAAATATGCTTATTTAATAATTAAAAAAGAAGACTATGAAAACATTGTTTCTTTAGAAAACGTTAAAATGTGTTTAAGCTTAATGAGTGGTTTAAAAGAAATAGATTTGTGATTTTTGGGTTATGAAAAAAATGATACTGAAATAAAATTATCACTTAGATCTAAGTATTTAGATGTTGATAACATTGCCAAAAAATTTAATGGGGGCGGTCATAAATATGCAGCCGGTTGCTCTTTAAATAATTTTAATGACATCAAAAAAGTTATTGAAGAAATAGAAAATAGTGGGGGTCAATAA
- the rpmE gene encoding 50S ribosomal protein L31 produces MPKENIHPKYFDNATFICATCGNKLIVGTTLSQDVRIDTCSKCHPFYTGKQNFSNTEGRVEKFKERFAQKEKLEAKHFETKSENKKHNKKEKIVRDLSDLKELSKVTSSNDGETKEIKVAAKKEEKTSEVKVNNKETEAKK; encoded by the coding sequence ATGCCAAAAGAAAATATACATCCTAAATATTTTGACAACGCAACCTTTATTTGTGCAACATGTGGTAATAAATTAATAGTTGGAACCACATTATCACAAGACGTAAGAATTGACACATGTTCAAAATGCCACCCTTTTTACACAGGAAAACAAAACTTTTCAAATACTGAAGGAAGGGTTGAAAAATTCAAAGAGAGATTTGCTCAAAAAGAAAAATTAGAGGCAAAACATTTTGAAACTAAATCAGAAAATAAAAAACATAATAAAAAAGAAAAAATAGTTAGAGATTTATCAGACTTAAAAGAATTATCAAAAGTAACAAGTTCTAATGATGGTGAAACTAAAGAAATTAAAGTAGCCGCTAAAAAAGAAGAAAAAACTTCTGAAGTTAAAGTAAATAACAAAGAAACAGAAGCAAAAAAATAA
- the arcC gene encoding carbamate kinase → MSKIVIAIGGNALGNSPSEQKQIVKNTAKYLVDIIEEGHSLTIVHGNGPQVGMINLGFSLANEVNKNSPIVDFPECGSMSQGYIGYHLQNALNFELSKRSINKNVATIITQTVVDKNDIAFQNPSKPIGSFYKEEDAKKLASENKWSIKEDAGRGWRRVIASPKPIDIVEKEVIKKMMESNFVTITAGGGGIPVIKEKDEYVGVAAVIDKDFAAAKVAEIIKADKFIILTAVNKVMINYKKENQISLDEISLLDCKKYIDENQFAPGSMLPKIQAAMSFVEKTKIESYIGSLEEAKNVIHGKGGTKIF, encoded by the coding sequence ATGTCAAAAATAGTAATAGCTATTGGGGGTAATGCACTTGGTAATTCACCCTCAGAACAAAAACAAATAGTAAAAAACACAGCTAAATATTTAGTTGATATTATTGAAGAGGGACATTCATTAACAATTGTTCATGGAAATGGCCCACAGGTTGGAATGATAAATTTAGGATTTAGTTTAGCAAATGAGGTAAATAAAAATTCTCCAATTGTTGATTTTCCTGAATGCGGAAGCATGAGTCAGGGTTATATTGGTTATCATCTTCAAAATGCTTTAAACTTTGAACTTTCAAAAAGGTCAATTAATAAAAATGTTGCCACCATAATTACTCAAACAGTTGTTGATAAAAATGATATTGCTTTTCAAAATCCCTCTAAACCAATTGGATCATTTTATAAAGAAGAAGATGCTAAAAAATTAGCATCTGAAAACAAATGATCAATTAAAGAAGATGCTGGTAGAGGATGAAGAAGAGTTATTGCTTCCCCAAAACCTATCGATATAGTTGAAAAAGAAGTGATAAAAAAAATGATGGAATCTAATTTTGTCACAATAACAGCTGGTGGTGGGGGAATACCTGTAATTAAAGAAAAAGATGAATATGTTGGTGTGGCAGCAGTTATTGATAAAGATTTTGCAGCAGCAAAAGTTGCAGAAATAATTAAAGCAGACAAGTTCATAATTTTAACAGCAGTTAACAAAGTAATGATTAATTATAAAAAAGAAAACCAAATAAGTCTTGATGAAATTTCATTATTAGATTGTAAAAAATATATTGATGAAAATCAATTTGCTCCAGGAAGCATGTTGCCCAAAATTCAAGCAGCTATGTCTTTTGTAGAAAAAACCAAAATTGAGTCTTATATAGGTTCATTAGAGGAAGCAAAAAATGTTATTCATGGAAAGGGAGGAACTAAAATATTTTAA
- a CDS encoding YfcC family protein, with protein sequence MIKTKSKHKFHFKMLSAFSILMIIIAALVIISWFLKWSGVSTKVNNQNTNIEAMGIFDIFWAPIKGFIGKADILIFILILGSFITIVVSSKALEGFSQGITRKMKGKEIWAIIPLMTFFSICGTTEGMAEESLGFYLICIPLMIAAGFDKWVGFLIVMLGAGVGVLASTVNPFLIGVAINGIKDIKTSVGDGLVWRIVSWLVLTTISITFVIIYAYKIKRNPQKSCFFKTLEEDKKFFLSEKIEKIEMNGRRKTTIIIFFLVLTFMICYLVNWDAIFKTDIMERFGKNVIINFPYLTGKADGFGHGGLDIVAAMFLIGSIVLGIVNGLGEDKFIKEFLLGASDILSVCLIIATAAGVGFILTTSHMQELFVNGLANSVGNMGNSIVILMVLFIAFLPLSFLIPSTSGFATAVIPLLQGVMAKDPNVLTSGIITAFSFACGILNLFTPTSGVVMGAISIAKIDYGQYLKNMWKIILILTLASFALLLIGGAISGIKGAENIA encoded by the coding sequence ATGATTAAAACAAAATCAAAACATAAGTTTCATTTTAAAATGTTGTCGGCATTTAGTATTTTAATGATAATAATTGCAGCGCTAGTAATTATATCTTGATTTTTAAAATGATCTGGAGTAAGTACAAAAGTAAATAATCAAAACACAAATATTGAGGCTATGGGGATATTTGATATATTTTGAGCTCCAATAAAAGGTTTTATTGGTAAAGCAGACATTTTAATTTTTATTTTAATACTTGGTTCATTTATAACAATTGTTGTTTCTTCTAAGGCGTTAGAAGGATTTTCACAAGGTATAACCAGAAAAATGAAAGGTAAAGAAATTTGAGCAATCATTCCATTAATGACATTTTTCTCAATATGTGGAACAACAGAAGGAATGGCTGAAGAATCATTGGGATTTTATTTAATATGCATTCCATTGATGATTGCTGCCGGATTTGATAAATGAGTAGGTTTTTTAATTGTTATGCTTGGAGCTGGAGTGGGAGTTTTAGCTTCAACTGTAAACCCATTTTTGATAGGTGTTGCAATTAATGGTATTAAAGATATTAAAACAAGTGTTGGAGATGGACTTGTTTGAAGAATAGTTTCTTGATTAGTATTAACCACCATCTCAATAACATTTGTAATTATTTATGCATATAAAATTAAAAGAAATCCACAAAAATCATGTTTTTTTAAAACACTAGAAGAAGATAAAAAATTCTTTTTATCAGAAAAAATAGAAAAAATTGAAATGAATGGAAGAAGAAAAACCACAATTATAATATTTTTTCTTGTTCTTACTTTTATGATTTGCTATTTAGTAAATTGAGATGCAATTTTTAAAACAGATATTATGGAAAGATTTGGAAAAAATGTAATTATTAATTTTCCTTATTTAACTGGTAAGGCAGATGGATTTGGTCACGGTGGATTAGATATTGTGGCCGCAATGTTTTTAATAGGTTCAATTGTTTTAGGAATTGTTAATGGTCTGGGAGAAGATAAATTCATCAAAGAATTTTTATTAGGTGCTTCAGATATATTATCTGTTTGTTTAATAATTGCTACAGCCGCAGGTGTTGGTTTCATTTTAACTACCTCTCATATGCAAGAGTTATTTGTTAATGGTTTAGCTAATTCAGTTGGAAATATGGGAAACAGCATTGTTATTTTAATGGTATTATTTATTGCTTTTTTACCATTATCATTTTTAATACCATCAACATCAGGTTTTGCAACAGCGGTAATTCCACTGTTGCAAGGAGTTATGGCAAAAGATCCTAATGTTTTAACATCGGGAATAATTACAGCATTTTCATTTGCTTGTGGAATATTAAATTTATTTACACCAACTTCAGGTGTTGTAATGGGGGCGATTTCAATTGCAAAAATTGATTATGGTCAATATTTAAAAAATATGTGAAAAATTATACTAATTTTAACATTAGCAAGTTTTGCGCTACTTTTAATTGGTGGAGCAATAAGTGGAATTAAAGGTGCAGAAAACATTGCATAA
- the argF gene encoding ornithine carbamoyltransferase produces the protein MINLKGRNLLTLLDFSTREIEYLLDLSRDLKRAKYAGNEQENLKGKNIVILFQKTSTRTRCAFEVAALDQGAHVTYIGAEGSQMGIKESIADTARVLGRMYDAIEFRCMKQSDCDELAKYAGVPVYNGLSELYHPTQMIADYMTMREKFGQDLKGIKVVFFGDARNNVANSLMICGAKLGVHFVACGPKKLWPNETIINKCKEIAKETGAKLEFVEDPLTAAKGAHVIYTDIWVSMGEPKEVWEERIKLLKPYQVNKKLFEVADKEAIFMHCLPSYHDLNTNIGKEIHEKFGLKEMEVTNDVFESKRSWVFEEAENRLHSIKAIMVATIGK, from the coding sequence ATGATTAATTTAAAAGGAAGAAATTTATTAACACTACTTGATTTTTCTACAAGAGAAATTGAGTACTTATTAGATTTGTCTAGAGATTTAAAACGTGCAAAATATGCAGGTAATGAACAAGAAAATTTAAAAGGTAAAAATATTGTAATTTTATTTCAAAAAACATCAACAAGAACTAGATGCGCGTTTGAAGTTGCTGCATTAGATCAAGGTGCACATGTTACATACATTGGAGCTGAAGGTTCACAAATGGGAATTAAAGAATCTATTGCTGATACAGCAAGAGTTTTAGGAAGAATGTATGATGCTATTGAATTTAGATGTATGAAACAATCTGATTGTGATGAATTAGCGAAATATGCAGGGGTTCCAGTTTATAATGGGCTTTCTGAACTATATCACCCAACACAAATGATTGCAGACTATATGACAATGAGAGAAAAATTTGGTCAAGATTTAAAAGGAATTAAAGTTGTATTTTTTGGTGATGCAAGAAATAATGTTGCTAATTCTTTAATGATTTGTGGTGCTAAATTGGGTGTTCACTTTGTAGCATGTGGTCCTAAAAAATTGTGACCTAATGAAACTATAATTAATAAATGTAAAGAAATTGCAAAAGAAACAGGTGCTAAATTAGAGTTTGTAGAAGATCCTTTGACAGCAGCCAAAGGCGCACACGTTATTTATACTGATATTTGGGTTTCAATGGGAGAACCAAAAGAAGTTTGAGAAGAAAGAATTAAACTTTTAAAACCTTATCAAGTAAATAAAAAATTATTTGAGGTTGCTGATAAGGAAGCAATATTTATGCATTGTTTACCATCTTATCATGATTTAAATACCAACATTGGAAAAGAAATTCATGAAAAATTTGGATTAAAAGAAATGGAAGTCACAAATGATGTATTTGAATCAAAAAGATCATGAGTGTTTGAAGAAGCAGAAAACCGTTTACATTCAATTAAAGCAATTATGGTTGCGACAATAGGTAAATAA